Proteins from one Bradyrhizobium amphicarpaeae genomic window:
- a CDS encoding ABC transporter substrate-binding protein: MERRVLPQVRRGTARTRAWRKLALGASVALGLVAAAPLSAQAAAPAACAALQEKYPDWKGKTLVNAINPHTPGYETIDPKDPSKYIGFDIDLGEAIGECLGFKLTYKPVTFAALLTTLAAGQADIVISDIYATKERAKAADFITYSKVFDGVLVAKGNPKGINGINMSMCGAAAAENTGYVEVPLIQALVPECKKAGKPEPTIQLYDNNANCIQAILAGRADTYVNDVNTVDSAVKAYPDKLEKAIAVTIPYSVGIAVPKDKPKFRDAVLAALIEVQKAGTHMELLKKHGLDVNNFKEPDILVAD, from the coding sequence ATGGAGAGACGGGTATTGCCCCAGGTGCGGAGGGGAACGGCGCGCACAAGGGCTTGGCGCAAGCTCGCGCTCGGCGCCAGCGTCGCCCTTGGCCTGGTTGCCGCAGCACCGCTGAGCGCACAGGCCGCAGCACCCGCCGCCTGTGCCGCGCTCCAGGAGAAATATCCGGACTGGAAGGGCAAGACGCTCGTCAACGCCATCAATCCGCACACGCCGGGCTATGAGACCATCGATCCGAAGGATCCCAGCAAGTATATCGGCTTCGACATCGATCTCGGCGAAGCCATCGGTGAATGCCTCGGCTTCAAGCTGACCTACAAGCCGGTGACGTTTGCGGCTCTGCTGACCACACTGGCCGCGGGCCAGGCCGACATCGTCATCTCCGACATCTACGCCACCAAGGAACGCGCCAAGGCCGCCGACTTCATCACCTATTCGAAGGTGTTCGACGGTGTGCTGGTCGCCAAGGGCAATCCGAAGGGAATCAACGGCATCAACATGTCGATGTGCGGTGCCGCCGCCGCCGAAAACACCGGCTATGTCGAGGTGCCCCTGATCCAGGCCTTGGTCCCGGAGTGCAAGAAGGCCGGCAAGCCCGAGCCGACCATCCAGCTCTACGACAACAACGCCAACTGCATCCAGGCGATCCTGGCCGGCCGGGCCGACACCTATGTCAACGACGTCAACACCGTCGACAGCGCGGTGAAGGCCTATCCCGACAAGCTGGAGAAGGCGATTGCGGTGACGATCCCGTATTCCGTCGGCATCGCCGTGCCCAAGGACAAGCCGAAATTCCGCGACGCCGTGCTGGCAGCGCTGATCGAGGTGCAGAAGGCCGGCACGCATATGGAGCTTCTGAAGAAGCATGGGCTCGACGTGAACAACTTCAAGGAGCCTGACATCCTCGTGGCTGACTAA
- a CDS encoding amino acid ABC transporter permease/ATP-binding protein, with product MSLFLHYLSMPYLLEGIELTLEVTALGLGGGLILGLILAGMQLSRFWLLAAIARAYTVIFRGTPLILQMVFAYDALPHIGIKLPAVLAAGLALACNEAPFIAEMLRAGVLGVDRGQVTAGQALGMTPRILMWRVIAPQAIRTMIPAFGNEAVSALKNSSLASVVAVQELTLRSTQLASSTFDFFSIFFASGLLYLVLTFAISMIQLFVEWLLDLDRAKGRQRKLADYLPWRRVDLATKLELAEATAGDPEPVQAEPADAPPLALTREERTRRALTIARNNIAVETKDLTKSYGAQKVLGAVDLTVRVGEVVALLGPSGSGKSTLLRCINHLESWDGGTVRVGGRRLGFDDNGKLLSPRAIANERATVGVGMVFQQFNLFAHLSAKENIAGPLRWVHGMTRIDADRRAAELLDRVGLSHRADALPRHLSGGQQQRVAIARALAPNPSVLLLDEPTSALDPELVNEVLEVIRRLAIDDGLTMIISTHQIRFADEVADRVAFLSGGAIIEEGPAHEVLTNPRNPLTARFLNVMEADKTPESVR from the coding sequence ATGTCGCTGTTCCTGCACTATCTGAGCATGCCGTATCTGCTCGAGGGCATCGAGCTCACCCTCGAGGTGACCGCCCTCGGGCTCGGCGGCGGATTGATCCTCGGATTGATCCTCGCCGGCATGCAGCTCTCGCGCTTCTGGCTGCTTGCGGCAATCGCCAGGGCCTACACCGTGATCTTCCGCGGCACGCCGCTGATCCTGCAGATGGTGTTCGCCTACGACGCGCTGCCGCATATCGGCATCAAGCTTCCGGCGGTGCTGGCCGCCGGCCTCGCGCTCGCCTGCAACGAGGCGCCGTTCATCGCGGAGATGCTGCGCGCCGGCGTCCTCGGCGTCGACCGCGGCCAGGTGACGGCGGGGCAGGCGCTCGGCATGACGCCGCGGATCCTGATGTGGCGCGTGATCGCGCCGCAGGCGATCCGCACCATGATCCCGGCCTTCGGCAACGAAGCCGTGAGCGCGCTGAAGAATTCCTCGCTGGCGTCCGTCGTCGCAGTCCAGGAGCTGACACTGCGTTCGACCCAGCTGGCGTCCTCGACGTTCGACTTCTTCTCGATCTTCTTCGCCTCGGGTCTGCTGTATCTCGTGCTGACCTTTGCCATCAGCATGATCCAGCTGTTCGTCGAATGGCTGCTCGATCTCGATCGCGCCAAGGGACGTCAGCGCAAGCTCGCCGATTACCTGCCGTGGCGCCGCGTCGATCTCGCCACGAAACTCGAACTTGCCGAAGCCACGGCGGGTGACCCGGAGCCGGTGCAGGCAGAGCCTGCCGACGCGCCGCCGCTCGCGTTGACCCGCGAGGAGCGCACGCGGCGCGCCTTGACGATCGCGCGCAACAACATCGCGGTCGAAACCAAGGACCTCACCAAGAGCTACGGCGCGCAAAAGGTGCTCGGCGCTGTCGATCTCACGGTGCGAGTCGGCGAGGTGGTCGCGTTGCTCGGGCCCAGCGGCTCCGGCAAGAGCACGCTGCTCCGCTGCATCAACCATCTCGAGAGCTGGGACGGAGGCACCGTACGCGTCGGCGGCCGCCGTCTCGGTTTCGACGACAACGGCAAGCTGCTGTCGCCGCGTGCAATCGCGAACGAGAGGGCTACGGTCGGCGTCGGAATGGTGTTCCAGCAATTCAACCTTTTCGCTCATCTGTCGGCGAAGGAGAACATTGCCGGCCCCTTGCGCTGGGTGCACGGCATGACCCGCATCGACGCCGACCGCCGCGCCGCCGAGCTGCTCGACCGCGTCGGTCTCTCGCATCGCGCCGATGCGCTGCCGCGGCATCTCTCCGGAGGCCAGCAGCAGCGCGTCGCCATCGCACGCGCGCTGGCGCCGAACCCGAGCGTGCTGCTGCTCGACGAGCCGACCTCCGCGCTCGATCCCGAGCTCGTCAACGAGGTGCTGGAGGTGATCCGCCGCCTTGCCATCGACGACGGCCTCACCATGATCATCTCGACGCACCAGATCCGCTTCGCCGACGAGGTCGCCGACCGCGTCGCGTTCCTGAGCGGGGGCGCGATCATCGAGGAGGGGCCGGCGCACGAGGTGCTCACCAATCCCCGCAATCCGCTGACGGCGCGCTTCCTCAACGTGATGGAAGCCGACAAGACGCCGGAGTCAGTGCGATGA
- a CDS encoding acetamidase/formamidase family protein: MKHVTLPVSPKTVHWGYFSKAVAPALTLRSGDRATIETLTHHANDDYERMIQGDAGAESVFQWTREHKAVARRGSGPVEGPFIRGAGEGIGVHLLTGPVAIEGAEPGDILEVRILDIRPRPSCSACHAGRCFGSNVAANWGFHYHDLIEEPKPREVVTIFELDTSGEPYAKAVYNYVWTPQTDPDGIVHPTIDYPGVRVDHATIRKRENILSSVKVPARLHFGTMGLAPSEADFVSSIPPGYTGGNIDDWRIGKGARMFYPVAVPGAYFSVGDPHAAQGDSELGGTAIETSLTGDFEFILHKKADLAGTSLEGLDHPMLETDHAWSFYGFTYPNYLAALGADAQTEIANHASLDRAMRDAFRKLRRFLMTVHGLSEDEAISLLSVGADFGVTQVVDANWGVHGTIRKNIFRCD; the protein is encoded by the coding sequence ATGAAGCATGTCACGCTGCCGGTTTCGCCGAAGACGGTTCACTGGGGCTATTTCTCCAAGGCGGTCGCACCGGCCCTGACGCTGCGTTCCGGAGATCGCGCCACGATCGAGACGCTGACCCATCACGCCAATGACGATTACGAGCGCATGATCCAGGGCGATGCCGGCGCCGAGAGCGTGTTCCAGTGGACCCGCGAGCACAAGGCGGTGGCGCGCCGCGGCTCCGGCCCCGTCGAGGGCCCGTTCATCCGCGGCGCAGGCGAGGGGATCGGCGTGCATCTCCTCACCGGTCCGGTCGCAATCGAAGGCGCCGAGCCCGGCGACATCCTCGAAGTGCGCATCCTCGATATCCGGCCCCGGCCGAGCTGCAGCGCCTGCCACGCCGGCCGTTGTTTCGGCTCCAACGTCGCTGCGAATTGGGGCTTTCACTACCACGACCTCATCGAGGAGCCGAAGCCGCGCGAGGTCGTCACCATCTTCGAGCTCGACACCTCCGGCGAGCCCTACGCGAAGGCCGTCTACAATTACGTCTGGACGCCGCAGACCGACCCCGACGGCATCGTGCATCCGACCATCGACTATCCCGGCGTCCGCGTGGACCACGCCACCATCAGGAAGCGCGAGAACATCCTCTCCAGCGTCAAGGTGCCGGCGCGCCTGCACTTCGGCACCATGGGGCTTGCGCCATCGGAGGCCGATTTCGTCAGCTCGATCCCGCCGGGCTACACCGGCGGCAACATCGACGACTGGCGCATCGGCAAGGGCGCGCGGATGTTCTATCCGGTCGCGGTCCCCGGCGCCTATTTCTCGGTTGGCGATCCCCATGCCGCACAGGGCGATAGCGAGCTCGGCGGCACCGCGATCGAGACCTCGCTGACCGGCGACTTCGAATTCATCCTGCACAAGAAGGCCGATCTCGCCGGCACCAGCCTCGAAGGTCTCGACCACCCCATGCTCGAGACCGACCATGCCTGGTCGTTCTACGGCTTCACCTATCCGAACTATCTCGCCGCGCTCGGCGCCGATGCACAAACCGAGATTGCCAATCACGCGAGTCTCGACCGTGCGATGCGCGATGCGTTCAGAAAACTCCGCCGGTTTCTGATGACAGTGCACGGTCTCAGCGAGGACGAGGCGATCTCGCTGCTGTCAGTTGGCGCCGATTTTGGCGTCACCCAGGTCGTCGACGCCAACTGGGGCGTCCATGGCACGATCCGCAAGAACATCTTTCGGTGCGACTAA
- a CDS encoding acetamidase/formamidase family protein, with protein MSFRPFTSESYAHDDRPEAWRDVLAAVGLQPAGGHGLFDGHATASHRNAAGVALTRMAAGAQSVGPLSRANEDLPIALMPVEDGMVLKSAGSHRIVPVGHLVLLPRSGDWTIVFQRDMRAIVLSVTSEALHGRLSGKPRLGEPRVVPTTGFADVFSRLLDAAARTLDTLSDAEWNSLAQSLVDLLLTLAHQLAASTSDAGSSAAQAALLHRICQTIERRLDDPDMVPARVAQAEGISERYLQKLFETVGDNFTHYVRERRLQRAWADLSNPTEAHRSISEIAYAYGFGDSAHFSRAFRHRFGLPPREFRQQEAERATAQHGIIGQRGWPQDALAQLRAHQTGAEARSNVCLADFDEPRVAGRKHHHLPIEANRVHWGYFSRSLQPQLEIASGDTITIETLTQHASDDPELMIAGDDAAESVFGWTKARKNVDRRGAGPMDASVFGRGAGEGFGVHICTGPVAVKDAQPGDVLEVRILDIVPRASRHPKHSGRVFGSSVAAWWGYHYNEFLAGPKPREVVTIYEIFDDTDAPHARALYSYRWAPQTDPFGVVHAAYDYPGVPVAPGTVKRRHAVLDGIKIPLRPHFGVIAVAPREVDFIDSVPPSYFGGNLDNWRLGKGSTVYLPVSVPGALLSVGDPHATQGDGELSGTAIECSMTGTFEVILHKKADLAGRPFADLSYPLIETATDWVLTGFSHPNYLAEFGAQGQSEVYAKSSLDLAMKDAFRKMRRFLMNVKGLSEDEAIALMSAAVDFGVTQVVDGNWGVHAILSKRLFQDAP; from the coding sequence ATGAGCTTCCGCCCGTTCACGAGCGAGTCCTACGCGCATGACGACCGCCCTGAGGCCTGGCGGGACGTGCTGGCCGCGGTCGGCCTGCAACCGGCGGGTGGTCACGGCCTGTTCGACGGACACGCGACCGCCTCGCACCGGAACGCCGCAGGCGTCGCGTTGACGCGCATGGCTGCGGGTGCGCAGAGCGTCGGTCCGCTCTCGCGAGCGAACGAGGACCTGCCCATCGCCCTGATGCCGGTCGAGGACGGCATGGTGCTGAAGAGCGCCGGCAGTCATCGTATCGTTCCCGTCGGCCACCTCGTGCTGCTGCCGCGCAGCGGTGATTGGACCATCGTATTCCAGCGCGACATGCGCGCCATCGTGCTGTCGGTGACGTCGGAAGCGCTGCACGGGCGCCTTTCGGGCAAGCCGCGGCTCGGCGAGCCCCGGGTCGTGCCGACCACCGGCTTTGCCGACGTGTTCTCACGCCTGCTGGACGCGGCCGCGCGCACGCTCGACACGCTGAGCGATGCCGAATGGAATTCGCTCGCGCAGTCGCTCGTCGATCTTCTCCTGACGCTCGCGCACCAGCTGGCGGCGTCGACTTCCGATGCCGGATCCAGTGCGGCGCAGGCTGCGCTGCTGCACCGGATCTGCCAGACCATCGAGCGTCGCCTCGACGATCCCGACATGGTGCCAGCCCGCGTCGCGCAGGCCGAGGGCATTTCCGAACGCTATTTGCAAAAGCTGTTCGAGACGGTCGGCGACAATTTCACCCATTACGTTCGCGAGCGACGGCTTCAGCGTGCCTGGGCCGACCTGTCCAATCCGACCGAGGCGCATCGTTCGATCTCGGAGATCGCCTACGCCTACGGCTTTGGCGACTCCGCGCATTTCAGCCGCGCCTTCCGCCACCGCTTCGGCCTGCCGCCGCGCGAGTTTCGGCAGCAGGAGGCGGAGCGCGCGACGGCACAGCACGGAATCATCGGTCAGCGCGGCTGGCCGCAGGACGCGCTGGCACAGCTTCGCGCGCATCAGACCGGTGCGGAGGCGCGCAGCAATGTCTGCCTCGCCGACTTCGACGAGCCGAGAGTGGCGGGTCGCAAGCACCATCATCTCCCGATCGAAGCCAACCGTGTTCACTGGGGCTATTTCAGCCGTTCTCTGCAACCGCAACTCGAGATCGCCTCGGGCGATACCATCACCATCGAGACGCTGACCCAGCATGCCTCCGACGATCCCGAGCTGATGATCGCGGGCGATGACGCCGCTGAAAGCGTGTTCGGCTGGACCAAGGCCAGGAAGAACGTGGATCGCCGCGGTGCGGGTCCGATGGATGCCAGCGTGTTCGGTCGCGGCGCCGGCGAAGGTTTTGGCGTGCACATCTGCACGGGTCCCGTGGCGGTGAAGGACGCCCAGCCCGGCGACGTGCTGGAGGTGCGGATCCTCGACATCGTGCCGCGCGCGAGCCGTCATCCCAAACATTCAGGCCGCGTGTTCGGCTCCTCCGTCGCAGCCTGGTGGGGATATCACTACAACGAGTTTCTCGCCGGCCCGAAGCCACGCGAGGTCGTGACGATCTACGAGATCTTCGACGACACCGACGCGCCGCACGCCCGCGCGCTCTATTCCTACCGCTGGGCACCGCAGACCGATCCGTTCGGGGTGGTGCACGCGGCCTATGATTATCCCGGCGTTCCAGTGGCGCCCGGCACGGTCAAGCGCCGGCATGCCGTGCTCGACGGCATCAAGATTCCCTTGCGGCCGCATTTCGGCGTGATCGCCGTGGCGCCGCGCGAGGTCGATTTCATCGACTCGGTGCCGCCGTCCTATTTCGGCGGCAATCTGGACAATTGGCGGTTGGGGAAGGGATCGACGGTCTATCTCCCGGTTTCGGTCCCCGGTGCGCTGTTGTCGGTCGGTGATCCCCATGCCACCCAGGGCGACGGCGAGCTCAGCGGCACCGCGATCGAATGCTCGATGACCGGCACATTCGAGGTGATCCTGCACAAGAAGGCTGATCTCGCCGGCCGGCCCTTCGCCGATCTCTCTTATCCCCTGATCGAGACTGCGACCGATTGGGTGCTGACCGGCTTCAGTCATCCGAACTACCTCGCGGAGTTCGGCGCCCAGGGGCAAAGCGAGGTCTACGCGAAGTCGTCGCTCGATCTCGCCATGAAGGACGCGTTCCGCAAGATGCGGCGCTTCCTGATGAACGTCAAAGGCCTCAGCGAGGACGAGGCGATCGCGCTGATGTCGGCCGCCGTCGATTTCGGCGTCACGCAAGTCGTCGACGGCAATTGGGGCGTGCACGCCATCCTCAGCAAGCGCCTGTTTCAGGACGCACCTTAA
- a CDS encoding RidA family protein, translating to MKFHMISGGPKPVAPFSHAVETDGFVFVTGQMPDTPQAPGVLPDGIVAQTRAVMENLKVVLAGLDLGLEHVVMTRIYLTRFKEDYAAMNETYRTYFPPDRLPARTCVGVTGLAYDALIEIDLVCRRP from the coding sequence GTGAAATTCCACATGATCAGCGGCGGCCCAAAGCCGGTCGCGCCCTTCAGCCACGCCGTGGAGACCGATGGCTTCGTCTTCGTCACGGGCCAAATGCCGGACACGCCTCAAGCGCCGGGCGTGTTGCCTGATGGCATCGTCGCGCAGACCCGCGCGGTGATGGAGAATTTGAAGGTCGTGTTGGCGGGGCTTGATCTCGGCCTCGAGCACGTCGTGATGACGCGGATCTATCTGACGCGTTTCAAGGAAGATTATGCGGCGATGAACGAGACCTACCGCACGTATTTTCCCCCGGATCGCCTGCCAGCCCGCACCTGCGTCGGTGTCACCGGCTTGGCGTATGACGCATTGATCGAGATCGATCTGGTCTGCCGGCGGCCGTGA
- a CDS encoding NUDIX hydrolase — MKESEVYNFDVFSVHTRTVNTAAGTPAKFHTLKCPNWVNAIVFTSDNLLALVKQYRHGIDDYTIEFPGGLIEQGSLPLDAIKQEVVEETGLISEHWSDICCYRPNAALQDNLCYTFACHSARNVGAHPEVGSELILTDLTAFKQRWRPLLVMHSLMATSMFLSLDYDGDVRLKELLNLFFRDL, encoded by the coding sequence ATGAAGGAATCTGAAGTCTACAACTTCGATGTATTTTCGGTGCACACTCGTACGGTCAATACTGCGGCCGGAACCCCTGCGAAATTTCATACTCTGAAGTGCCCTAATTGGGTCAACGCCATTGTGTTCACAAGCGATAATTTGCTGGCGCTGGTAAAGCAGTATCGTCATGGCATTGACGACTATACGATCGAATTTCCAGGAGGGCTGATCGAGCAAGGAAGCCTTCCTTTAGATGCAATCAAACAAGAGGTTGTCGAGGAAACCGGGCTTATATCAGAACACTGGTCTGATATTTGCTGCTACAGGCCAAACGCCGCGCTACAGGACAATTTGTGCTATACATTTGCGTGTCATTCGGCTCGGAACGTAGGTGCGCACCCTGAAGTGGGCAGTGAACTCATCCTCACAGACTTGACGGCCTTCAAACAGCGCTGGAGGCCGCTCCTTGTGATGCATTCCCTAATGGCCACTTCCATGTTTCTGTCGCTAGATTATGACGGCGACGTCCGCTTGAAGGAGTTGTTAAATCTCTTTTTTCGTGATCTTTGA
- a CDS encoding histidine phosphatase family protein, whose amino-acid sequence MKLLVARHAECEKNLVGIPGGPGAALTPTGRLEAELLAENIRSFDRLPDQVIACPTAQTIETAQILATALDVPMTIGDELKSIHLGVLAGVPIVEARRLYPTSSKSMDEWRAGEIELCDVDIDGMEDPRSFYGRGIHYLLECTGEQRVNLIVATTSILILLQNLFDMKGPERGEGYRVRHYENAQLIELNFSPTQIDWLKQQAERYEGI is encoded by the coding sequence GTGAAACTCCTCGTAGCCCGACATGCTGAATGCGAGAAGAATCTTGTAGGTATTCCTGGCGGACCAGGAGCGGCTTTAACTCCGACCGGCAGGTTGGAAGCTGAACTACTGGCTGAGAACATTCGTAGCTTCGATCGCCTGCCTGACCAAGTGATTGCTTGCCCAACGGCACAAACGATCGAAACAGCACAGATTTTGGCTACCGCGTTGGACGTTCCTATGACTATTGGAGACGAGCTAAAGTCGATCCATTTGGGTGTTCTGGCAGGCGTTCCTATTGTAGAGGCTCGACGCCTTTATCCAACGTCTAGTAAGTCTATGGATGAATGGCGCGCTGGTGAGATTGAGCTATGTGACGTAGATATAGACGGCATGGAAGATCCCCGGTCGTTCTACGGTCGAGGGATACATTATTTGCTAGAATGTACCGGCGAGCAACGGGTCAATTTGATCGTAGCAACGACGTCAATATTAATCCTCCTGCAGAACTTGTTTGACATGAAAGGCCCTGAGCGCGGTGAGGGATATCGTGTTCGACACTACGAGAATGCTCAATTGATCGAATTGAATTTTTCGCCGACACAGATCGATTGGCTTAAGCAGCAAGCTGAAAGATATGAAGGAATCTGA
- a CDS encoding NeuD/PglB/VioB family sugar acetyltransferase, with product MDLIVVGASTLGRDAIAVARAQGKFSVVGIVDDDPGRASIVDGVPVLGPIDTLAPLFAQVDGYAVIVAIGDCRSRYAVYNRIVRSIPTIRFATIIHPRATLLGDARVDDGSILFPGVVLGPGSHVGLSSVLNANSTIGAGTRLGGFVSIAPGVNLGSDTVIGTGVYFGMGSAVAQQIHIGDWCTIGALSFVRRDTPPGSLIVGSPGKVKKERPT from the coding sequence ATGGATTTGATAGTGGTCGGGGCTTCGACCTTAGGAAGGGATGCAATTGCCGTGGCGCGTGCGCAGGGCAAATTCTCCGTTGTTGGCATCGTTGATGACGATCCGGGGAGAGCATCTATTGTCGACGGAGTGCCCGTTTTAGGACCCATAGACACTCTTGCTCCTCTCTTTGCGCAGGTCGATGGATATGCAGTTATCGTCGCCATTGGCGACTGTCGCTCGCGATATGCAGTTTACAACCGCATCGTGCGGTCGATTCCGACAATACGCTTTGCCACTATCATTCACCCACGCGCCACCCTCCTAGGCGACGCGAGAGTTGACGATGGGAGTATCCTGTTCCCGGGGGTTGTCTTGGGCCCAGGATCCCATGTTGGACTGTCCTCCGTACTCAACGCTAACTCTACCATAGGTGCCGGAACAAGGCTGGGTGGATTCGTGTCTATCGCACCGGGGGTCAATCTAGGTTCTGATACTGTCATCGGCACGGGGGTGTATTTTGGTATGGGATCGGCGGTGGCACAGCAGATCCATATCGGGGATTGGTGTACCATCGGAGCGCTCTCGTTCGTGCGTCGCGATACTCCGCCTGGATCATTGATTGTGGGCAGTCCCGGGAAAGTCAAAAAAGAGCGCCCCACGTGA